From the Primulina tabacum isolate GXHZ01 chromosome 15, ASM2559414v2, whole genome shotgun sequence genome, one window contains:
- the LOC142527650 gene encoding peptide chain release factor PrfB2, chloroplastic: MSFLLLKRLYHSDSVRKSFHKTHLLSRILSSFSQPQICCSLDPIHRQSDSASGNAIWGKFDNGFPSIYNLSWKFQYGTTFTRLACSQAAVESSTSDGLTVEGIIANNWTIYAEYESDWKSHASAIARSIHLIKKRLRWKRLSQRVEALSGQLKKPDLWEDPVHAGKISREHGSLMGKLKEVNSFEQELFEYIDMIKLAREDNDSELESESLNDLITLRRTIKEKELEALLAGEHDSCSCFIEVQAGAGGTESMDWASMVMQMYKKWAERRGFGVTVVDEMPGEIAGIKRATIKVDGEYAFGYAKAEIGAHRLVRISPFDSNKRRHTSFASLAVIPILGNGSSRVQINESDLRIERFRSGGAGGQHANTTDSAVRITHIPTGVTASCQNERSQHQNKASAMAVLQSRLDQLEMERQAKINAEHTQSLTDINFGSQIRSYVLHPYRMVKDHRTNFEVSDPDSVLEGDLDGFILSFLSASLDKNEDEHL; encoded by the exons ATGTCATTTTTGTTGCTAAAAAGATTATATCACTCCGATTCAGTTCGAAAATCCTTCCATAAAACCCATTTACTCTCCCGTattctctcatctttctctcaaCCCCAAATTTGCTGTTCCCTTGATCCAATTCATAGACAGTCAGATTCAGCTTCTGGGAATGCTATTTGGGGGAAATTCGATAATGGGTTTCCTTCAATTTATAATTTAAGCTGGAAATTTCAATATGGTACTACTTTCACCCGTCTTGCGTGTTCACAAGCTGCTGTTGAGTCATCCACTTCTGATGGGCTAACTGTGGAAGGCATCATTGCGAATAATTGGACCATTTATGCTGAATATGAGAGTGATTGGAAGAGCCATGCTTCTGCCATTGCTCGGTCTATCCACCTTATCAAGAAACGACTACGA TGGAAAAGATTATCACAGAGGGTGGAAGCATTATCAGGACAGCTGAAAAAGCCAGATCTATGGGAAGATCCTGTACATGCAGGAAAGATAAGTCGTGAGCATGGCTCACTTATGGGCAAATTAAAAGAGGTCAATTCATTTGAGCAAGAACTTTTTGAGTACATCGACATGATAAAACTTGCACGTGAAGATAATGACTCGGAATTGGAATCG GAATCTTTGAATGATCTAATTACATTGAGAAGAACCATCAAAGAAAAAGAGCTTGAAGCTCTCTTAGCTGGGGAGCATGATTCTTGCTCTTGTTTCATCGAG GTTCAAGCTGGAGCTGGTGGTACTGAGAGCATGGACTGGGCTTCAATGGTCATGCAGATGTATAAAAAGTGGGCGGAACGCCGGGGTTTTGGGGTAACTGTTGTGGATGAAATGCCTGGCGAGATTGCAGGGATAAAG CGCGCCACTATTAAAGTCGATGGGGAGTATGCATTTGGATATGCCAAAGCTGAAATTGGGGCTCACCGTTTAGTACGCATTTCTCCATTTGACAGCAATAAGCGAAGGCATACATCATTTGCTTCGTTAGCCGTAATTCCCATTCTTGGCAACGGATCTTCCCGTGTTCAAATCAATGAATCTGACCTACGGATTGAACGGTTTCGATCTGGGGGAGCTGGGGGTCAGCATGCTAACACTACTGATAGTGCTGTCCGGATAACTCACATTCCCACTGGAGTCACCGCCTCTTGTCAAAACGAAAG GTCGCAGCATCAAAACAAGGCATCCGCCATGGCTGTGCTTCAGTCCCGTCTGGACCAGCTTGAGATGGAACGCCAAGCTAAGATAAACGCAGAGCACACACAGTCTCTCACCGATATAAATTTCGGCAGTCAAATACGTTCTTATGTACTCCAT CCTTATCGAATGGTGAAGGATCACAGAACCAATTTCGAGGTTTCGGATCCTGACTCAGTCCTCGAAGGCGACCTCGATGGCTTTATCTTGAGCTTTCTTTCTGCTTCCTTGGACAAAAATGAAGATGAACACCTTTGA